Within Paracoccus jeotgali, the genomic segment CCGTCCAGCGACAGCTCGCCCCGGATCAAGCGGAACAGCGTCGTCTTGCCGGTGCCGTTGGCGCCGACCAGCCCGACCTTGTGACCGTCCGGAATGACCGCGCTCGCCCCGGCGAACAGCGGCCGCCCGGCGATGGAATAGGAAATATCGTCGATACGCAGCATCGGCCTGCCATGCCGCAGGGCGCGGCTTGCGTCAATGCCCCGCCCCCGCATCCCCACCGACACGGCTTTTCAACACAAGGGCCCCATGCTATGCGCCGCCCATATTCGCGCGCCATCAGGTCGCGCCATCTTGACGGAGTTACCCATGGCTACCGAGCGCACGCTCTCGATCATCAAACCCGACGCCACCAAGCGCAACCTGACCGGCAAGGTCGTCTCGAAGTTCGAGGATGCCGGGCTGCGCGTCGTCGCCTCCAAGCGCATTCACCTGTCACCCGCCCAAGCCGGCGCCTTCTATGCCGAACATTCCGAGCGCCCCTTCTATGGTGAACTGGTCGAGTTCATGTCCTCGGAACCGGTCGTCGTGCAGGTGCTGGAAGGCGAGAACGCCATCGCCAAGAACCGCGAAGTGATGGGCGCGACCGACCCGGCCGAAGCCGCCGAGGGCACCATCCGCAAGGATTTCGCGCTGTCCAAGGGCGAAAACTCGGTCCACGGCTCGGACAGCAAGGAATCGGCCGAGCGTGAGATCGCCTTCTTCTTCTCGGGGCTTGAACTGGTCGGCTGACGCCGGACCAAGGCTGACGGATCGGGGCGCTTGCCGCAGGGCAGGCGCCCTTTCTGTTGCCGCGCCCTTTCCGCCGGGTTAGGACGAGGGAAACCGGCAGAAGGGCAAAACCATGCGCGCATTCGTTTTTCCGGGGCAGGGCGCCCAGACCATCGGCATGGGCCGCGAACTGGCCGAAGCCTATCCGGCGGCCCGCGATGTCTTCCGCGAGGTCGACGAGGCGCTGGACGAGGATCTGTCCGGCCTGATCTGGAACGGCGACGCGGATGAGCTGACGCTGACCCGCAACGCCCAACCGGCGCTGATGGCGACCTCGATGGCCGCGTTCCGGGCGCTGGAAAGCGAAGGCATCAACATCTCCGAGGCCGATTACGTCGCCGGACACTCGCTGGGCGAATATTCCGCGCTGTGTGCGGCGGGAGCGATCAGCCTGCAGGACACGGCGCGCCTGCTGCGCCTGCGCGGTCAGGCCATGCAAGAGGCGGTGCCGGTCGGCATCGGTGCAATGGCGGCGATTCTGGGCCTCGATTTTGCGACGGTCGATGAAATCGCGCGCGAGGCGGCGGGGGACGAGGTCTGTCAGGCCGCGAATGACAACGATCCGGGGCAGGTGGTGATCTCGGGCCACAAGGATGCCGTGGAACGCGCGGCGGCACTGGCCAAGGAACGCGGGGCGAAGCGCGCCCTGCTGCTGCCGGTCTCGGCGCCGTTTCATTCGGTGCTGATGCAGCCCGCCGCAGCCGTCATGGCCGACGCGCTGGCCGGCGTCGATATCCAGCCGCCCGCCGTGCCGCTGATCGCCAATGTCCGCGCCGAACCCGTGATCGAACCCGGCGCGATCCGCCGGCTGCTGGTCGAGCAGGTCACCGGCTCGGTCCGCTGGCGCGAATCCATCGCTTTCCTGACCGAGGCCGGCGTCACCGAGTTCTGGGAGATCGGCGCCGGCAAGACGCTGTCGGGCATGATCAAGCGCATCAGCAAGGATGCCGCGACGCGCCATATCGGCGGCCCGGCGGACATCACCGCGCTGAAAGGCGCCTGAAGGAAAGCTCGAGAATTTCGAGGAGAGAGAGACAGATGTTTGATCTGACAGGGAAACGCGCGCTGGTGACCGGCGCCTCGGGCGGGATCGGCGGGGCCATCGCGCAGGCGCTGCACGGCGCGGGCGCAACGGTCGCGCTGTCTGGCACGCGGCAGGGGCCGCTGGACGACCTCGCCGCCAGCCTGGGCGAGCGGGCGCATGTCGTCACCGCCGATCTGGGCGATGCCGCACAGGTCGAGGCGCTGCCGAAAGCCGCGGCCGAGGCGATGGGCGGGGTCGATATCCTGATCAACAATGCCGGCATCACCCGCGACAACCTGTTCATGCGCATGTCGGACGAGGAATGGGCGCAGGTGCTGGATGTCGATCTGACCTCGAACTTTCGGCTGGCGCGGGGCGTGTTGCGCGGGATGATGAAGGCCCGCTGGGGGCGCATCATCAACATCACCTCGGTCGTGGGGGCGACCGGCAATCCGGGTCAGGCGAATTACGCCGCCGCCAAGGCCGGGCTGGTCGGCATGTCGAAAAGCCTCGCCCACGAGGTCGCGAGCCGTGGCATCACCGTGAACTGCGTGGCCCCCGGCTTCATCGCCACTGCCATGACCGACAAGCTGACCGACGACCAGAAGGCGCGGATCCAGACCCAGATTCCCGCCGGACGGATGGGCGATCCCGCCGAGATCGCGGCGGCGGTGCTGTATCTGGCCAGCCCCGGGGCGGGCTATGTCACCGGCGCCACGCTGCATGTCAATGGCGGCATGGCGATGCTGTAAGCCCGGCGCATAGCCGCTTTTCAGCGCCGAATTTGCCGCGAAAGCGGTTGCATGGGTGGGCTTGGCTGCTATATCCCGTCATGAGCCAAGGGGGAACCCCGGCATCGCGGCATGACCGCAACCCTGGGCACATGCCCGCGAACATGAGGAAGAGACATGAGCGATATCGCTGATCGCGTGAAAAAGATCGTTGTCGAGCATCTCGGCGTGGATGAGGACAAGGTTGTTGAAACCGCTTCGTTTATCGACGATCTGGGCGCCGACAGCCTCGACACGGTCGAGCTGGTCATGGCCTTTGAAGAAGAGTTCGGCATCGAGATCCCCGATGACGCGGCCGAGACCATCCAGACCTTCGGCGACGCGGTGAACTTCATCAAGGGCGCGGTCTGATCCAGCCCTGATCCGACAGGAAAACGGCGCCCCCTCGGGCGCCGTTTTTCGTTGCAGCTTATGCCTTTGGAGTTGCCGCTGCGGTGGGAAGTTTCCTCTGGGGCCGGATATCGCGGCTGCGGCCAACGTCGTGTCTGAGTTGCGGCAGCCGCGAGGGCCGCGACCGAGTGGCGGCTGCGGCCAAGATCACTCGCACGGTCTATCTCTACTGCCGCCAGTTCGCGTCCGCACCTACGCGCTCAACCGCCCGCGCCGCGCATTCCGCCGCGTGCGGTGGAGGCGGCACCAAAGCCGCCACGGCTCGACACCTGGGCGCGCGACATGGGCGGCTTGCCGATGGTCGACGGCGCCTTGGCAAAGGCCGAGGTCGGGACCTTGCCCACCCCGCGATTGCTGGCAAAGCTCTGGTTGCCGGACGGCGTCGAAAAGCCGCCCTGCGCGGTCTTGACCATCGGCTGCGAGCTGATCCCGCGCCCGCCGCCCATCATCGAGCCCAGCATATAGCCCATGAACAGCGGCATGAAGATCGACCCCATGCCCCCGCCCGACTGCGCCTGCGCCGGATCGCCGCCGCAGTTTCCGGCGCCATGCTCCTGTTCGCAAAGCTCTTGCGATTCGTAGCGCGGCGCGGTTTCCAGATAATCCTGCTGCGCCTGCGCGAACTGGGTCTGGCAATCCTGCTCGGTGAAGAACAGCGAGCCCTTGCGCGCCTCGGACACGCAGCTGTCCAGATCGGGGAAGGCGGCGGCGTCGGTCTTGTCATCCTCGCAGGCCGCCAGCGTCATCACCGCGGCGCCGGCCAGAAACAGCGCGACGTGACGCGACCGCTTGCGCGGGGCGGGCGGGATGCCGGTCCGTGTCTGCAGTTTTTCGGTCATGCTTAATCCTCGATGTAATGCGGCTTGAAGCGTGAGAGGTTGTGCGTGATCCGGCTGGCATCCTCGCGGATGCCCATGCCGACGCAGCTTTCGCCCACGATCCAGGCCCCGATTACGGCGTGAAAGCCGCCGAACTCCGGCAGCGGGGCGAGGGCCTGAATGATGCGCGGATGGTCGTCATAGCTGTCATCGGGCGCGCGGTCGGTCTCGCGCCCCTGTTCGCGGATGACCACGCCCGCCCCCTCGCGCGAGAAAATCGGCTTGGACACATGCCCCTGCTGCAGCACATCCTGCGCCGCGGCAAAGGCGTTGGCGACCCGTGTCGCGGGCGCGCCGCCGGTCAGCGCCTCGGCCACGTCGGCAGCGAAAAACGCCGGCAGCAGGTTGGGGTGGCCGGGGAACATCTGCCACAGCAGCGGCAGCAGCGCCTTGTTCGACACCACCGCCTTCCAGGGCGGCTCGATGAAGCGCACGCCAGAGGGTCCGAGATGCGCGGCGAATTCGTCGCGCAGCATGTCCTCCCACGGATAGAGCTTGAAGAGCGTGCCGATCACCCGGTCCTGATCGTCGGCGAACTGCCCCTCCTCGGTCAGGCCGATGGCGGCTAGGCTGGTGAAATGCGCCCCCAGCCCGGCCTCGCGCGCGGCCCAGGCGAGGGCCTCGACGGTGGCGTAATCCTCGGGGTTGTCGGGGTCGGCGGCGAAATGGATGTCGGTGTCGGGCGCCGCGATCTCGGCCCAACGCGCGACAAGCGCCTCGTGCAGGGCGTTGAACTGGTCGGTATCGGCCGTCAGGACGCCCAGCCGCTGCTGCTCCTCGAGCCAGTCCCACTGGAACGAGGCGGATTCGTAAAGCGAGGTCGGCGTGTCGGCGTTGTATTCCAGCAGCTTCGCGGGGCCATGGCCGTCATAGGACAGGTCCATCCGGCCATACAGCTCGGGCTCGCCATCTTTCCAGCTATCGGCCAGAAAGTCCCAGAATTGCTGCGGAATCTGCATCCGCTCAAGCCATTCATCGCTGGCGAGCGCGGTCGCCACGGCCTCGCGGACCATGCCATGCAGTTCGGTCGAGGGGTCTTCGATATCGTCCTCGATCTGGCGCAGGCTGAAGCGATAGGCCGAGGTCTCGTCCCAATAGGGCTCGCCGCCCATATCGGCGAAGGTAAAGCCCAGCTCGGTCGCGCGCTCGCGCCAGCCGGGACGCTCGGGCAGGGGGACTTTCTGCATTGCGGCTCCTGTTGCGGCGAGACCACAGATGGCCCGCGAGGGGCGAGGATGCAAGGCAATGGGCGCGCGGGGCCGAAATCAGGCGCCGGTCGCCACGTCGCGCAGGATGCGGCTCAGCAGCCGGTCGGCGAGTTCCGCGCCCGAGACATTGGTCAGCAGATCGAGCCGGGCCGAGACCTGAAGCTGGCCGATCCCGTGGACGGCGGCAAAGATGCCCGCCGCCTCGTCCCGCGCCTGCGCCTCGGTCAGGGCAGGGTTCAACTGGCGCAGCTCATCGGCCGTGCGCCCCAGCAGCCGGCAATCGCCTGCATATACCAGTCGGGAAAGCGATCGCTGCGGCGCGGGCCGTCGAACAGCGCGCGAAACAGCGTCGGTTCGGTCTCGACAAGGCGCAGATAGCGCGCGGCGAGGCTGCGCAGCCGGGCGGTCGGGTCGTCGCCGGGCAGATCCTCGAACAACTCCTCGATGCGCTTGAAATTGCCGCGATTGACCTGCCACAGCACATCCGGCAGCCCGTCGAACAGGTTGTAGATCGTGCCGGGCGTGTATCCCACCGCCTCGGCCAGTCGCCGCGCGGTCAGCGCCTCGGGGCCGTCCGACAGGATGATTTCGCGCGCGGCGGCCAGCGTGTCGGCGCGCAACTCCTCGCGGGTGCGACGCGGCTCGGGGCGCGGCAGCGTCGGCTCGCTGGGTGAAACTCGCTTGCTGGACCTGGGCATCGCACGCTTGAACCTGACACTTGGCTACATCTTTCCGCGCGAGTGTATAAGGGATGGCGGGGGCGTCAAGCAGCGGGATCGGCTGAGGTGCATAGCTGCCGATGCGCGTGTTTTGCGGGTCTGGCGCTGAGTGAGCCTCCTGACCGCACAGCCCTTTCTACCCGATTTCTTTGATCGCTCGCAGATCGCGCCGCGGGCTGTGCCAAGGGGCACCCAAGATCATGAACGACGTTTGCAAAACCTGCGGTGGCGCCATGGCGGCAGGCGCGCTGCTGGTCTATCTTGTGCTGATGTCACCGTTTCTCCGCTCTCCCTACCAGTTTACGATTCTGCTTCACCTTGTGATTGGCAGCGCGCGCTTGGTGCTGACCCTCATCGCATCCGCAGCAAGCCTGCCGCTCCTGATCTTATTGCAGATGGAGATTAAGGTTGTGTTGATCCTCGCAGGGCTTTTCTCGACCCTGCTCTCGCGGTTGTCCAAGCTGTTTCCGGTGATCGACCAGCAGGGGCTGTGCGGCTGGTCCACCCGACGCCACTGCATCAGTCGCGCCACTGCGCCCGGTCTCGCGCCATGACGCCCGGCGCACGAGTGGCGGCCGCGATCCAGATCCTCGACCGCATCCTTGCGGGGCAACAGGCCGAGCCTGCGCTGATCGCCTGGGCGCGCGCCAGCCGCTTTGCCGGTTCCGGCGACCGCGCGGCGGTCCGCGATCTGGTCTTTCAGGCGCTGCGCCGCCGCGACAGTCTGGCTGCGCTTGGCGGCGCCCTGTCCGGGCGCGGGTTGATGCTGGGCATGCTGCGCGCCGAGGGTGCCGATTCCGACGCGATCTTCTCCGGCACCGGCCACGCGCCGCCGCCCCTGACCGAGGCCGAGCGCACCGCTGGCGCCCCCATCGCGCAGGCCGAGGCGCTGCCCGATCTGCCGGACTGGCTCTGGCCGCTGTGGCAGGCGTCTTTGGGCGCGCGCGCGCTGTCTCTGGCCCATGCCATGCGCGACCGCGCGCCGCTCTGGCTGCGGGTCAACCCGCGCCGGGCAACACCCGCGCAGGCCATCGCGGCCCTGACCGACGCCGGGATCGACGCCATCCCCGACCCGCATCTGCCCACCGCGCTGCGTGTCACCTCAGGCGAGCGGCGCGTCCATGGCGCCGCGCCCTATCGCGCCGGTTGGGTCGAGATGCAGGACCTTTCGCCGCAGATCGCCTGTAGCTTGCTCGCGCCCCGTCCCGGCCAGCAGGTGCTCGATTATTGCGCCGGCGGCGGCGGCAAATCGCTGGCGCTGCTGGCCGTGACCGACCTCAGCGTCACCGCCCATGACGCGGCGCCCGCACGGATGTCGGACCTGCCGGAGCGCGCGGCGCGCGCCGGCGTCTCGGTGACGCTCTCGCCGCCCGCGCCATCGGGCCAAAATTATGATCTGATCATTGCGGACGTGCCCTGTTCGGGTTCCGGCACCTGGCGGCGGAAGCCCGACGCGAAATGGCGCCTGACGCCCGAGAGGCTGGCGGAGTTATGTGCGCTGCAGGCAGAAATTCTTGATGATTGCGCCGATCTGGTGAGGCCGGGTGGACGCATCGCCTATATGACCTGCTCGTTACTGGACGCGGAAAACGGCGATCAGATCGATCGCTTTGTTGCTCGGAATCAGCGGTTTACCGAGCCAGAGCGCCGGCTGTTGACGCCCGAGGATGCCTCGGACGGTTTCTTTGTTTCAATTTTGACGCATTCGGCTGGCGCGGCTTAAAACTCTGTTAAGACTTCTGCCCTAAGCCTGATTCCGTGATTGCCTCGGGTGGGACATGAAGCTGCTGCAAAAACTGCCGCGTAACTCAATGATCTGGATGCCGTTTCTGGTGCTGCCGCTGGTCGTATCGGCGGTCGGGCTGCAGGTGCAGCAGGCGCGGCTGGATCAGGGCGCGACGCTGACGCTGGTCTCGCTGGCGGCATTTTTGGCGTGGTATCTGCTGGGCGGCAGCCTCGCCTGCGCTCAGATCCGGCGAGAGTGGCTGCAACGGCGACAGCTTCGTCGGCTGTCCGCGCTGATGGAGCACTCTGGCTGCGCGGAATGTGCCATTGCCGCTGACGGGATGGTGCTGCACCAGTCGCCCGAATCGCTCGATGCGGCGGGCGATTGGCGCGGACGCCCGGTCTTTCAGATGCTCGCGGGACGACTCGCCGATGCCGAGGGCGAGGGCGCCAGTTTGCTGGCCCGTGGCCTGCGGCAGGGTGCGGCGAGCAGCGATCTGCCCGCGGGCGGGCGGCTTTCGATCGAGCGGGTGGGTGACGATCTGCTGCGCGCATCTATTATTACGCCCGCTGCGCTTGCCTGCGCGAATGCGGCGCAGCCCTTCGACTATGACCGTCTGCCGGTCGCGATCATCAGGCTCGCCGCGGATGGAACAGTGCTCGACGTGAACCAGTCCGCCCGCGCCTATGCGGGCGAGGACGTGAAGGGCCGCCATCTCTCGCGCCTGCTCGACGGGCTTGGCCGCCCCATCGAGCAGTGGCTCGCCGAGGCGCTGTCCTCGGGTCGCACCACGCCGCCCGAGGTTCTGCGCGCAAGCCATGCCGGGGCCGACCGCTATGTGCAGGTTTCGCTGCACCCCGAAGCGGAGAGCGGCACCGTCATCGCCGTGCTGTCCGACGCCCGCGCCTTGAAGACGCTCGAGGCGCAATTCGTCCAGAGCCAGAAGATGCAGGCCATCGGCCAACTCGCAGGCGGAATTGCCCACGATTTCAACAACCTGTTGACCGCGATCAGCGGGCATTGTGACCTGCTGATGCTGCGCCATGACAAGGGCGATCCGAATTACGCCGATCTCGACCAGATCAGCCAGAACGCGAATCGTGCGGCCAACCTCGTCAGCCATTTGCTCGCCTTCTCGCGCAAGCAGACGCTGAAGCCGCAGCGGGTCGATCTGCGGAACACCATCGCGGATCTCTCTCATCTGCTGAACCGGTTGGTGGGCGAAAAGGTCAGGGTCGAACAACAGCATGACCCGCGCCTGCTGCCGGTTCGCGTCGATCGCGGCAAGATCGAACAGGTCATCATGAACCTCGTCGTCAACGCGCGCGATGCCATGCCCGATGGTGGCCGTGTCGATATAACCACCCAGAATGTCGATCTGCCGCAGGCGCAGCCGCACGGGCGATTCGCGGTGCCGGCAGGGAACTATGTGCGCGTGACCATCGCCGATCATGGCTGCGGTGTGCCGCCCGACCTGATCGACAAGATCTTCGAGCCGTTCTTCACCACCAAGCGCGTGGGTGAGGGGACCGGTCTAGGTCTTTCGACTGTCTATGGCATTATCAAGCAGACTGGCGGCTATATCCTGTGCGACAGCACGGTCGGGCAGGGGACGGTATTTACCATCTACCTTCCTGTGTTCACCGGTGCCGACCTGCCTGCCGAGGACGCACCTGAAAAACCCGCCGACGCGCCCGCCCTTTCGCCCCGCCACACGCAGCGCGTCCTGCTGGTCGAGGACGAGGCCCCGGTTCGCGCCTTTGCCAGCCGCGCCCTGAAGCTGCATGGCTATCACGTGACCGAAGCCGCCTCGGGCGAGGAGGCGCTGGAGATCCTCAACAACGACCGGTTCGAGGTCGATGTGTTTGTGACCGATGTCGTGATGCCGGGCCTCGACGGGCTGTCCTGGGTGCGCCGGGCGCTGAAGGACCGGCCCGGCAAGGCGGTGATCTTCATGTCCGGATACACCGAGGACGTGTTCGAGAACGGCCGCAACCCGGTCGAAGGCGCGTCGTTCCTGCAGAAACCCTTCTCGCTGACCGCCCTCGTGGCGGCGGTGGGTCAGAAGGTGGAAGGGGCGGCAGCTTCGTCCGAAATCGACGCGTAGAGGGCGAAATCGGCTGCCAGCGCATGTCGAAGCGCGGCATCGGTGTCGGGCTGCAGGGTCAGGTCGGCGGCGGGGGGGACGTTGATCCGCGGCAGGCTGATTGCGCAACCCAGCCAGTCGTCGAGAAAATCCGTGAAGGCCGGCATGTTCTCGTAACGGAAGATCCGGTCGACGCGCGTCCCGCCGCCGGTCAGGAACTCGGCCTGCGTCCCGATCGGGCGGGTCATGCTGTCGGACCGGCGCAGATAGCGCTGCACGAACTGGTCGAAACTTTCCGGGGCACTGTCAGTATCGGATTCGTCGCGGCGATAGAAGCGATACCAGCTGCTCAGCCAGTCCATGGGCTCGCGCATCAGGGCGACCGTGGTGAAGTGATCCGCGGTCAGCTCTTGCAGCCATGGATGGATATGGCGGTGAAAATGCGCGGCATCCGCGTGCTTCATCTGGGGTGGCCGCTGCACGGCGAGGCTGGCAAGCGGTTCCAGCGCCACCTCGACCGCGGTCGAGCCCGCTTTGGGCGTCGCCAGAAAGACCAGTCGTTGTTCCCAGAATATCAGCATCTCACGCCCTTTTATCCGGCCTTGGATAGGCAAGCGCCGGGCGGCTGTAAACCTTCGGTTAAGGATTTCGTGCTAGCTCTGCGCAGGTGAGGCTTGTCACGAGGCGCGTCATCACGTAATTAGAACATTAAAGGAACAAGCCGCGGCCCCGATTGAGCCAAGCACAGTGTTCTGACATAAGGGCAAGGAATTTTGGCAGGATGAGCGACACGAACATGGACAAGAAAGCGGCCGACAAGCAAAAGGCGCTGGACAGCGCGCTGGCGCAGATCGAACGGCAGTTCGGCAAGGGCTCGATCATGAAGCTGGGCGTCGACAACCCGGTGACCGAGATCGAGGCCACCTCGACCGGGTCGTTGGGGCTGGATATCGCGCTGGGGATAGGCGGGTTGCCCAAGGGTCGCATCGTCGAGATCTACGGGCCGGAAAGCTCGGGCAAGACCACGCTGACCCTGCATTGCGTCGCGGAAGAGCAGAAAAAGGGCGGCGTCTGCGCCTTTGTCGACGCCGAACACGCGCTTGATCCGCAATATGCCCGCAAGCTGGGCGTCAATCTGGATGAGCTGCTGATCAGCCAGCCGGATACCGGCGAGCAGGCGCTCGAGATCGTCGATACGCTGGTGCGTTCGGGCGCCGTGAGCATGGTCGTGATCGACTCGGTCGCCGCGCTGACCCCGAAGGCCGAGATCGAGGGCGATATGGGTGACGCGCAGGTCGGCGCCCAAGCCCGGCTGATGAGCCAGGCGATGCGCAAGCTGACCGCCTCGATCGGGCGCAGCAATTGCATGGTGATCTTCATCAACCAGATCCGCATGAAGATTGGCGTCATGTTCGGCAGCCCCGAGACGACCTCTGGCGGAAACGCGCTGAAATTCTATGCCTCCGTGCGTCTCGACATTCGCCGCATCGGCTCGATCAAGGATCGCGACGAGGTGGTGGGCAACTCGACGCGGGTGAAGGTGGTCAAGAACAAGGTCGCGCCGCCCTTCCGTCAGGTCGAGTTCGACATCATGTATGGCGAAGGCATCTCGAAGATGGGCGAGCTGGTCGATCTGGGCGTCAAGGCCGGCGTCGTCGACAAGTCCGGTGCCTGGTATTCCTATGGAGACGAGCGGATCGGCCAGGGCCGCGAGAACGCCAAGCAATATCTGCGCGACAACCCGGCGCTCGCAACTGAGATCGAAGATAAGATCCGCGCCAGCCATGGTCTCGATTTCGGCAGCCCGGCCGGAGAGGACGCGGTTCTGGCGGACGAATAGGGCGCGACGCGAGAGACGCGTAACGCAAGGAAAAACCCCGGACGCGCGTCCGGGGTTTTTATCATTGCAGCGGGGTGTCGAGCAGGTGGCGACGACCATCTCGAAGCCTTGATGAGACCTCAGTCCCCATCCGTCTCGTCATCGTCCCCGAACCGGGCGTCGTCGTCATATTCATCCTCGCCCTCGGGGACGTATTTCGCCGAGTTCATGATCGAGCGGTTGTCATGCATCTCGTCCATGACCACGTCGGCCGGAATCTCGCCCATCAGCCATTCGCGCAGTTCGGCCTTGGCTTCCTCCATCTCGACGCTTTCGGTGGTCGAGATCAGCTTCAGGAAGGCGCGCTGGTCGCCGTCGATCTCGTCGAGGTCAGCTTCGTCCAGATCGGGCCAGCGGTCGATGATCGCCTCGTAGAAAGCGGACCAGTTTTCAGCGACATGTTGCCATTTCATTGGCAAGCTCCTTCTTGAATTCCGGCCGCGGCGCGGCCCTCGGTTGCAGAACGACGACGCGCGGCAAGGGGTTCCGTCCTCACCCCTTCGGCTCGCGCCACCAGGTTTCCGGCAGAAAGCCCGGATAGTCGCCGTAAAGCGGGATGCGGTCGGGGAAGTGCAGCTCGGCGTCATGGGCGAGATGGCCGACAGGCGAGAAGCCGGCCGGGATCACATAGCGCCCGGCGGTCAGCACGCGGTCGAGCGCGTGAACGGCGGCGATGAAATCCTCGCGGCTGTCGGCGTTCAGCATTTCGGTCACCATCGCTTCGGCCGCGGGCGAGTTCATGCCCATGAAGTTCCGCGTCCCCGGCTCGGTCACGCCGGCCGCGCCCCAATAAAGCAGTTGCTCATTGCCCGGCGACAGCGACAGCGCACGGTCATACCAGGTCATGTCGAAGGCGTAGTTGGTCGTCCGTTCGGTATATTGGGCACTGTCCAGAAGCGAGACCCGCGCCTCGATCCCCAGATTGCGCAGCGCCTGCACATAAATGTCGGCCATCTGCCGCGTCTCGGCCGCCGTGGTCATGGCGCCGCCCGAGAGGTTCAGCAGGATCTCGAACCGGAAGGGCTCGCCCTTGGCATTCTGCAGGCTGCCGTCGCGGATGGTCCAGCCGGCCTCTTCCAGCAGCTTCAGGGCGCGGCGCAGCGCGCGGCGGTCCAGCGGCTCGGCGCTGCCCTCGGGCAGGGCATAGCCGTCGATGGTGCCGGGCAGCAGATCGGCGGCGAAGGGTTCCAGCAGTTCCAGCTCGCGCCCCTCGGCGGGCGCACCGGGGGTCATCGCCAGCTCGGAATTGGCGAAATACGAGGTGATGCGCTGATCCTGACCGCCCGAGACGGTGGCGTTGATGAACTGCCAGTTGAACGCCTCGATCATCGCCTGCCGCACCCGCCAATCAGCGAAGAGCGGGTTTCGCGTGTTCATCACGAAGCCCATGATGCCCGAGGGGCGTTCATTCGGGATGTCGGATTTCACCACCTCGCCCGAGGTCACCCGCGGGAAGTTGAACTCGTTTTCCCATTTGCTGGGGCTGAGCTCGCGCCAGACGTCGATCTCGCCGGCCTTGAACGCCTCGAACATGGCGTTGGCGTCGCCGTAATAATCATAGGTGATGGTGTCGAGGTTGTGCAGACCGCGATTGACCGGCAGATCGCGGCCCCACCAGTCGGGGTTGCGGCGCAGGGTCAGCGCCCGGCCCGGATCGACGCGGTCGATGGCATAGGGGCCAGAGCCGATGGGCGGCTCGAGCCCGGCGGCCGAGAAATCCTTGTCCTGCCACTGCGCCTTTTTCAGCACCGGGCGCATCCCCATCAGCAGCACCAGTTCTCGGTCGGGGGTGTTGAAGGTGAAGCGGATCTTGTTCGGCCCGGTCTGTTCCATCT encodes:
- the ndk gene encoding nucleoside-diphosphate kinase, with amino-acid sequence MATERTLSIIKPDATKRNLTGKVVSKFEDAGLRVVASKRIHLSPAQAGAFYAEHSERPFYGELVEFMSSEPVVVQVLEGENAIAKNREVMGATDPAEAAEGTIRKDFALSKGENSVHGSDSKESAEREIAFFFSGLELVG
- the fabD gene encoding ACP S-malonyltransferase; the protein is MRAFVFPGQGAQTIGMGRELAEAYPAARDVFREVDEALDEDLSGLIWNGDADELTLTRNAQPALMATSMAAFRALESEGINISEADYVAGHSLGEYSALCAAGAISLQDTARLLRLRGQAMQEAVPVGIGAMAAILGLDFATVDEIAREAAGDEVCQAANDNDPGQVVISGHKDAVERAAALAKERGAKRALLLPVSAPFHSVLMQPAAAVMADALAGVDIQPPAVPLIANVRAEPVIEPGAIRRLLVEQVTGSVRWRESIAFLTEAGVTEFWEIGAGKTLSGMIKRISKDAATRHIGGPADITALKGA
- the fabG gene encoding 3-oxoacyl-[acyl-carrier-protein] reductase gives rise to the protein MFDLTGKRALVTGASGGIGGAIAQALHGAGATVALSGTRQGPLDDLAASLGERAHVVTADLGDAAQVEALPKAAAEAMGGVDILINNAGITRDNLFMRMSDEEWAQVLDVDLTSNFRLARGVLRGMMKARWGRIINITSVVGATGNPGQANYAAAKAGLVGMSKSLAHEVASRGITVNCVAPGFIATAMTDKLTDDQKARIQTQIPAGRMGDPAEIAAAVLYLASPGAGYVTGATLHVNGGMAML
- a CDS encoding acyl carrier protein, whose protein sequence is MSDIADRVKKIVVEHLGVDEDKVVETASFIDDLGADSLDTVELVMAFEEEFGIEIPDDAAETIQTFGDAVNFIKGAV
- a CDS encoding DUF1190 domain-containing protein, translating into MTEKLQTRTGIPPAPRKRSRHVALFLAGAAVMTLAACEDDKTDAAAFPDLDSCVSEARKGSLFFTEQDCQTQFAQAQQDYLETAPRYESQELCEQEHGAGNCGGDPAQAQSGGGMGSIFMPLFMGYMLGSMMGGGRGISSQPMVKTAQGGFSTPSGNQSFASNRGVGKVPTSAFAKAPSTIGKPPMSRAQVSSRGGFGAASTARGGMRGAGG
- a CDS encoding glutathionylspermidine synthase family protein; amino-acid sequence: MQKVPLPERPGWRERATELGFTFADMGGEPYWDETSAYRFSLRQIEDDIEDPSTELHGMVREAVATALASDEWLERMQIPQQFWDFLADSWKDGEPELYGRMDLSYDGHGPAKLLEYNADTPTSLYESASFQWDWLEEQQRLGVLTADTDQFNALHEALVARWAEIAAPDTDIHFAADPDNPEDYATVEALAWAAREAGLGAHFTSLAAIGLTEEGQFADDQDRVIGTLFKLYPWEDMLRDEFAAHLGPSGVRFIEPPWKAVVSNKALLPLLWQMFPGHPNLLPAFFAADVAEALTGGAPATRVANAFAAAQDVLQQGHVSKPIFSREGAGVVIREQGRETDRAPDDSYDDHPRIIQALAPLPEFGGFHAVIGAWIVGESCVGMGIREDASRITHNLSRFKPHYIED
- a CDS encoding TetR/AcrR family transcriptional regulator, which produces MPRSSKRVSPSEPTLPRPEPRRTREELRADTLAAAREIILSDGPEALTARRLAEAVGYTPGTIYNLFDGLPDVLWQVNRGNFKRIEELFEDLPGDDPTARLRSLAARYLRLVETEPTLFRALFDGPRRSDRFPDWYMQAIAGCWGARPMSCAS
- a CDS encoding RsmB/NOP family class I SAM-dependent RNA methyltransferase → MTPGARVAAAIQILDRILAGQQAEPALIAWARASRFAGSGDRAAVRDLVFQALRRRDSLAALGGALSGRGLMLGMLRAEGADSDAIFSGTGHAPPPLTEAERTAGAPIAQAEALPDLPDWLWPLWQASLGARALSLAHAMRDRAPLWLRVNPRRATPAQAIAALTDAGIDAIPDPHLPTALRVTSGERRVHGAAPYRAGWVEMQDLSPQIACSLLAPRPGQQVLDYCAGGGGKSLALLAVTDLSVTAHDAAPARMSDLPERAARAGVSVTLSPPAPSGQNYDLIIADVPCSGSGTWRRKPDAKWRLTPERLAELCALQAEILDDCADLVRPGGRIAYMTCSLLDAENGDQIDRFVARNQRFTEPERRLLTPEDASDGFFVSILTHSAGAA